From a region of the Oryza sativa Japonica Group chromosome 6, ASM3414082v1 genome:
- the LOC136357053 gene encoding uncharacterized protein yields the protein MSIVAGGGDLGIVGETIAHPKPADSTMAGPMSAAPDSRALFPVEDGHEEQVSSQALKMDTGSGDNTLRPEKFTEGEMNEEEEDVVEVILEEGEVQEAGQWTILARFYSLRVPNQAALFDDMRRAWRLRADMSYKSLWDNMFIITFSAEGDYEFVLKGGPWIHRGDALLVARFDGLSRPSEVPLETVPIWVRIYDLPLVLMMKARGELYGSKLGQVREVDVGDDGRNKHDFFRIRVDLSVKRPLKSKLAIKMLAQGKEVTKRFDLWYERVPHFCFICGYLGHSDKECNRKGVNNDQPFKFSAELRCSPLKPFERKVSKVKVPSSSGVVRNLFFRGAGSASSLSSRQKQGDQGEDLVPPRVDAHDGFESAKKEGDTQIDEQLAGYAEKMKVGETEVQKVSLPGREGASHKRGPEIRLDGVEDTTSLPSCEMIPAIKTISQQASYGDELSEDCSGEDRREPQTQGATKKSGRVMQALLEYQQMVEESSKSVFESGVSSRALKRARKTEGVVTGKEKEATSPGAAGQLTGPMVGSRQEQ from the coding sequence ATGTCTATTGTCGCCGGTGGGGGTGATTTAGGGATCGTTGGTGAAACGATTGCCCACCCGAAGCCGGCAGATAGCACCATGGCTGGTCCGATGAGTGCGGCACCGGATTCAAGGGCATTGTTTCCTGTGGAGGACGGCCATGAGGAGCAGGTTTCGTCACAGGCTTTGAAGATGGACACGGGCTCAGGAGATAATACTTTGAGGCCAGAGAAGTTTACTGAAGGAGAGATgaatgaggaggaggaagatgtaGTTGAAGTGATTCTTGAAGAAGGGGAAGTACAGGAGGCAGGACAGTGGACAATCCTTGCTAGATTCTACTCTCTGCGGGTGCCAAATCAGGCGGCTTTGTTTGATGATATGAGGAGAGCATGGAGATTGCGGGCTGACATGAGTTATAAATCCTTATGGGATAATATGTTCATCATAACTTTCAGTGCTGAAGGAGATTATGAGTTTGTCTTGAAAGGTGGTCCATGGATACATAGAGGTGATGCTCTATTGGTTGCTAGGTTTGATGGTCTGTCGAGGCCATCTGAAGTTCCACTGGAGACAGTCCCTATTTGGGTTAGAATCTATGACCTACCTTTAGTACTGATGATGAAAGCAAGAGGTGAATTATACGGCAGCAAATTGGGACAAGTTCGGGAGGTGGATGTGGGTGACGATGGGCGGAACAAACATGATTTCTTTAGGATTCGTGTGGACTTATCTGTCAAGCGTCCGTTAAAGTCGAAGTTGGCTATAAAGATGTTAGCACAGGGCAAAGAGGTCACAAAGCGTTTTGATCTTTGGTATGAAAGGGTGCCGCATTTTTGTTTCATATGTGGATATCTGGGACACTCTGACAAGGAGTGCAATAGGAAAGGAGTCAACAATGACCAGCCCTTCAAGTTTTCGGCAGAGTTAAGATGCTCCCCTCTAAAACCCTTTGAGAGGAAGGTGAGTAAGGTGAAAGTACCATCATCTTCAGGGGTGGTGCGTAACCTGTTCTTCAGGGGGGCAGGGAGTGCAAGTTCATTGTCCTCACGACAGAAACAAGGAGATCAGGGGGAGGACTTGGTTCCACCAAGAGTGGACGCTCATGATGGTTTTGAGTCTGCAAAGAAGGAAGGGGACACACAGATTGATGAACAGTTGGCGGGCTATGCAGAGAAAATGAAGGTGGGGGAGACAGAAGTACAGAAGGTTTCTCTCCCAGGAAGAGAGGGAGCAAGCCATAAACGTGGACCTGAGATTCGGTTGGATGGTGTGGAAGATACAACTTCATTACCTTCTTGTGAGATGATACCGGCTATTAAGACTATAAGTCAGCAAGCTTCCTACGGTGATGAATTGTCTGAAGATTGCAGTGGAGAGGACAGGAGGGAACCTCAAACACAGGGTGCAACAAAGAAGTCAGGGAGAGTCATGCAAGCTCTGCTGGAATATCAACAAATGGTGGAAGAAAGCAGCAAATCTGTGTTTGAATCGGGCGTTTCTTCACGGGCACTGAAGAGAGCCAGGAAGACTGAAGGGGTAGTAAccgggaaggagaaggaggcaaCCAGCCCTGGGGCCGCTGGTCAACTGACGGGACCGATGGTCGGGTCCCGTCAGGAGCAATGA